A region of the Dysidea avara chromosome 9, odDysAvar1.4, whole genome shotgun sequence genome:
tgtgtaaaacattgtaaaagtcggccgcccacgtaattaattacattgattacattatcattacaaatgcagtttatacgcataaactttaggtgattttctgctcctcctcctctgttctgaagaaatgaagaatatcggtaaatatcggcatatcggttacaggaataggcaaataatcggtatcggcaaatatgaaaaaatgcatatcggtgcaactctaagcTTGATCCACAAGCTTTGCAGCATGGGCTGTTCTACGAAGTCATTAGACATTTGAGTAGAGTGGTACCCCGTAATCCTCCATTTTCTGAGGTACATTGTTGTGACCCCGGCTCACTTTTTAATCGCTATGTCGTGTAATCCTAATAGTTTTATTATTGGGGTTATTTGTCCAGCTGTTTATCTATTAAAGACATGTTGGGGGCTGTTACTTGTTCACTGTTACTGTGGTTAAACATGTTGTTGACCACTACATAATGTTGTAGTAGTGACATCATTACATACTTTGTGTTATACTGTGCTCTATTGTGGGCACCTTGGATTGTGGATACCTTGAAATCTGTCCAAAAATACTATACCCTTTATCAATTCAGAAgtagactaatgcaaatgggaccatggaccaGTGTCCTAATTTTAGGGGCCACATATAGGACTGTGAACAAGTGAGGATCTAAATGTGTCTACAATGGACACTTATGGGACCAGTTAATGCATTTTTTGCTGCAGTATAGAGATTTTGTCTTGTGGTatgacctgttgggaccaaaatattTGTTCTTAACGTTGGAAGAGTTTGTAGtgtggttccactgtatatattcACTAATACAGATTGGACTATTATTGTGATTTTAATGGTGACCAGGATTTCATTTTTAGCTTTACAAATGGTTCAATGTGCAGATGTAGTTTATGTGATTGTTTTTGTTTCAGAGTTGGATGGTGTGCCAAAGAGACCACGTACTATTATCACCACAAGACAACTGGAGATTTTGAAGGCCACTTACGCTGCCAGCCCTAAACCATCACAACACATTCGAGAGCAAGTAAGTGTACTAGTATCTGTAATAGTTGGGCTCTTTAGTGTCACCATGAATAATAGTAGccaattttttaaaaagaaattgGCCAGTTTGCAGGTATTTTGAATCATATATGCTTTGGAAGACATAGCTAGCTCTCTAAATTACGTTGGGAGCGCTGACAAATTCGTGTCtgctgtgtttgtgtgttttgCGGACATTGTCAGATGATAAAAAGGCCTGGGAAATCTACCCACAAACACTGCTTGTCAGAGCCAAAATTTCTCTTGTCTCTTTGTTTCTTAATCGCATTATATATTTTATTACTTTAGGATGTGGgatattttttattattgtattaaaCTTTTTTACTATAATTTTGTTAACTTGTTTATTCCTTATAAGCTCAAACCTTAGCCACATAAAATTTGTTTTTCCATTAAAAAGCTTAAACCCTTAACCACACTAAATTTGTTTTACTGATTGTTCTTCAAATTGTGTTTTTACTCACAAGCTCACTCACTCTGCACACAAATATGGCTTCACCTTCTTCGTACGGATTCCGTTTTTAAGCGTGTTGAACTTACAGACAAATATTTGGCTTCAGTGTCTTAAACATAATCGTGTTATGAATAATGGCTTTAATGATTTCCCTTATGAAAAGCTGTTAGGTTTAGCTGCTGTCTATTTCCGCATTCATATTTTCACAGTTGAAGTAAACCACAATATGTAGCTATTGAGCCATCAGTTAGTATCCACCGGAAATTTGACTGCTGTTTGTAATAATAGTAGCTGGTCTGTAGTAATTGTGACATCACCACGGGCTTCTATCAGTAGCCTTATAACAGGAAACATAAATTTAAGTAcaatataattctttaatggaaAGTTGAAAATGTATGGCTGCTATATAACTTGCGTTTTACGGGTATTTTATTTGTGGACTTGTTGATTGTGATTTTTTATAGGTAGCCCAGGAGACTGGTCTTGATATGAGGGTTGTCCAAGTCTGGTTTCAGAATCGCAGGGCTAAGGATAAAAGGGGTAACAAGAAAGGAGACTCATGCAGTGGGGATTCTCCACCTCGTACTCCCACCCCTAGTGACACCCCGACCCAGTGGCCTGGCCAACAGTCATTGCCAACTACGCCATCTGACATTACCAGTCCTACCCAGTTCATGCAGCAACAACCAGTGTATAACTTTCAGCCTGCATCCTATGGTGatgagtgtgtgttgtgttgtgtttgtgttgtgtgaagtatggtgtgtgtattgtgtagtgtgtttgaaTAGTTtatgtgtattgtgtatctGTCTATGTgagagtgtgtatgtgtgtgtgtatgtgttcgTGTGACTGTTTGGGGACAGTGCTAGCATTGTGAACACAGCTAACATGTACTAATCATAAGATGTACTATTTTTACTATTTTTAGAAGTAAATATAATAAACAAAGCCAGGCTCTTTGGAACTAAAGTCTAGTCATTCCCTTAAGTGGAGTTCTGTAATGTACAGTGGAATTTAAGTGAAGCCCCATTAAATCAGCTATTGGGACCAAACAATATGACCTCATGTCCTCTTtaagtcatgaagtacaccttagcaaCGTTTACTTGATTGAATCATTACATTGAGGTGTAAGGTGTAAATTTACATTACGAATACTTTACAGGTGAATACGATGACGAGATTCAGGTAGCCAGGTCGTCTCGCCATATCCATGGTGTGCAGCAGCACCATCGCCATGATGACTCGGCAAACAACCCACAAGACCGCCAGCAAGCAGCAAGACCAAAATGCAGCCATGCAACAGCAACAACAGCGGACAGCAGACCCTGCCCTCCTAGGACTTGTGCAAGACTAGAAACTGATGTTGGTTGGCATAAGAATAGACTCTAGTTGTTATACTTCTCctctactgttttttttttatttattgtcAATGTGATACCTAGACCACCTGTGTAACAcaaatttttgtataattttttttccaCCGTAGGCAATGGTGTATtagtagcttgtttgtagcactgGTATGgaataacgttttgtaccaaccACCAAATTTAGTGCATGAGTGTTTTTTTGATAATAGAAGTTTGTGATaatgtaattgtgggttttgattaTTATTTTAGTACGTTGTGTTTAGAGCGAGGTTTAGAGATGGTTGAGTTCGTGGAACAATGGAACCCTTCAACGTTGTATCGTCTCAGCTTAAAGGCTGTGGTGGAGTACATTAAAGAGCTATCTAATAAGACTCGTTATACTGGAGACGGAGCAATCACGGAAGAATGTATCCGTTTTCCCACCTTAGTATGCAACGACCTTATAGCACAATTTGTTGACTTATATATGTCCAGCACATCGTTACAAGCGAGGTTATTCGCTAAAAatcttttatttgaagtcactTCTTCGAGACATTGTGGCTACACCAAGTTGCATATGAAATACTCACGTGAGGCGGCCTATAGTTCTTTGTTAACTGTACTGTCACATAAACCACTAAAGGAATTGTGTATTGACTGTGGATATGATGTATTGTCTCGTAAAAATATAAATTTGTCTGAAATGGGAGCACCTTTACGAACTACACTGGTGTCTTTGACACTAAAAAATTGCATCATAAATTTTGCAAATATCTTTACTGAACTAAGTAGTTTGGTTAGCTTAAATTCATTTAacataccatacagtatgtttGACTGCCAACCCATTGAATATACTGGTGAGGAAGATGGCTGGATTGTTTCATCAAAGATACAAGCAATGGACTTTTCTGGTGTTGTAACTCCTGATGCTTGCATTAAATTATTTTATTCACAGACAAGTATAACAGTATTACGACTGTTCAATGTACCAGTAACATCAAGTTCATTTATTTTGTTGAATAATCTAATGATGTTGGACATTTCTAAAAGTGTGCGTGAGGATGGAGGGTCTTCCCGTGAAAATGGTGACTTGATGGTGGTGTTGTCAAAGTTACCATGTCTGAAGAGCCTTGATGTGTCGTGTAGACAAGTATCAGCGAGAGATCTTCAACTGTTCGATCCACCTCATCATCGTATGCTGTTCCTTGGACTGGTGAATTCTCCATTATGTGGACACCCTGATATTAATGCTAATCtagtatgtgcgtgtgtgtgtgtgtgtgtgtgtgtgtgtgtgtgtgtgtgtgtgtgtgtgtgtgtgtgtgtgtgtgtgtgtgtgtgtgtgtgtgtgtgtgtgtgtgtgtgtgtgtgtgtttcagaTGTGGTCCTGGCAAGCTCTTAAGCATTTGCATGCTTGAGAGCACTTTCAAGCTTTTGTATTTTGAAGTGTATGCTTGTGTTGCTTGTGCTGCTTGTGCTTACACCCTAATGAACACAATTTAATGCATATAGATTATCAATCCATTGTGTTTAATAAATTGCTGCAAACTTGTGAACAGTTGTTTTGCTTAATGGTGTAAGCATAAATCTTAAAGgtatttgttgtattttaagCTCAGAATATATTGCAACTGCTTATATAGTGCTACAAGCATTTGTACACCAATATACATGCGCAACTCACAATACATATGGTAACTTTGTTTACTGACCTAGTAGTCTCCACATAATGCAATATACCATCTGTGTACACCTGTAGAGTGCTGTGATTATTTGATGTAATTTAGTATCAGTTTGTGTTTACTACAGATCAGCGGGGACCACAAGGAATCTCAGCTTTTGCTGGGACTAGAGCTATACAAGGAGAGACATGATTATATGAAGTTGCTTTTGTTTGAGCTGGCTAACTTTCAGCCACCAGTAATTGAGATTGACCGTGGCACACAGGTACTATAATGTATGCTCCACACTCTGCCACATGTTTGCatatattacacacacacacacacacacacacacacacacacacacacacacacacacacacacacacacacacacacacacacacacacacacacacacacacacacacacacacacacacacacacacacacacacacacacacacacacacacacacacacacacacacacatttacatCCTGTCGATAAGTCCCCCAAGGCCCCACTCTATATGGAGGCTGAGTGACCCATTAACAAATCTTCAGCAAACCTCCAGGAGAGTTGACAAACTTTTTCAAGGTTTGGACTATTCTCCTGCAAAAGGAAGGTTTGAGTAAACGTATAATTAAATTCCCTGGTGTTGACTAGCAAAGCCAATATCAAGGAATCCCTTGCCCTGTCTAGACACCACTACATGATTAGGGGCACCATCTTTGCTGCCATTACTCATTAGCC
Encoded here:
- the LOC136266467 gene encoding uncharacterized protein codes for the protein HDQRSGFSCTVFANCDVKCFVFTNHFNTYNTELDGVPKRPRTIITTRQLEILKATYAASPKPSQHIREQVAQETGLDMRVVQVWFQNRRAKDKRGNKKGDSCSGDSPPRTPTPSDTPTQWPGQQSLPTTPSDITSPTQFMQQQPVYNFQPASYGEYDDEIQVARSSRHIHGVQQHHRHDDSANNPQDRQQAARPKCSHATATTADSRPCPPRTCARLETDVGWHKNRL
- the LOC136266653 gene encoding zyg eleven-related protein 1-like isoform X1, yielding MSVFLIIEVCDNVIVGFDYYFSTLCLERGLEMVEFVEQWNPSTLYRLSLKAVVEYIKELSNKTRYTGDGAITEECIRFPTLVCNDLIAQFVDLYMSSTSLQARLFAKNLLFEVTSSRHCGYTKLHMKYSREAAYSSLLTVLSHKPLKELCIDCGYDVLSRKNINLSEMGAPLRTTLVSLTLKNCIINFANIFTELSSLVSLNSFNIPYSMFDCQPIEYTGEEDGWIVSSKIQAMDFSGVVTPDACIKLFYSQTSITVLRLFNVPVTSSSFILLNNLMMLDISKSVREDGGSSRENGDLMVVLSKLPCLKSLDVSCRQVSARDLQLFDPPHHRMLFLGLVNSPLCGHPDINANLISGDHKESQLLLGLELYKERHDYMKLLLFELANFQPPVIEIDRGTQALLEVCDTYPKERHILLLATASLYLYTKCDEMSTDIKRKAIWMLVDIMSKHLDYGELMQNCCICLYPYQTMEDSGFVLTKLAMVLVHLVDGANSLRTLLMALLALSKLIWWLPKPKKIWLASLGTIEITLEVLMGLNSVDPQGLQENPLDLMEAGWNILWNMTDECPENCVQFCANSGIEVTMACYQSHRQAFEDAMPSIFGALGNVVEVDGLQNKVMKQEVIEALREAITTDKHHRMSYSIGGIIANLAYNGDEFWGDVQPSRQSMLEFMVEEMQQWDLEGEIWIEFNSLRPLMKIVRSCEDKVAYWAIMTIAGLSTIRQERYCNLLHKENVITVFKEISSRTGDTSLSPSVPRLATVIVENYESFFNSQQLMDIS